GTAAATGATCCTAAAATAGGAACAAATAATTCTACTATCATGTCCTCCTTTGTTCATATTTGTATAGtatagatttgttttatatagattagaccgttggcttCCCCGTTTGGATGAGTTTACACTAGTAactttttggggccctttatagcttgctgttcggtgtgagccaaggctcagtttGAAGGcggtaccttgacctataatggtttactttttatacgaccgcaaattttgaaaaaattttcgtcgtatattgctatcacgttggcgtcgtcgtcgtcgtcgtcgtcgtcgtcgtcgtcgtcgtcgtcgtcgtcgtcgtcgtcgtccggcgtccgaatacttttagttttcgcactctaactttagtaaaagtgaatggaaatctatgaaattttaacacaaggtttatgaccacaaaaggaaggttggtattgattttgggagttttggtcccaacattttaggaattaggggccaaaaagggcccaaataagcattttcttggttttcgcactataactttagtttaagttaatagaaatctatgaaattttgacacaaggtttatgaccacaaaagaacggttgggattgattttgggagttttggtctcaacagtttaggaattaggggccaaaaaagggcccaaataagcattattcttggttttcgcacaataacattagtttaagtaaatagaaatcaatgaaatttaaacacaatgttaatgactacaaaaggaaggttggtattgattttgggagtttaggtcccaacagtttaggaattaggggccaaaaagggacccaaataagcatttttcttggttttcgcaccataacgttagtataagtaaatagaaatctatgaaatttaaacacaaggtttatgaccataaaagaaaggttgggtttgattttgggagttttggtcccaacataataaggggcccaaagggtccaaaattaaacttttgtttgatttcatcaaaattgaataattggggttctttgatatgctgaatctaactgtcatgactgtgtatgtagattcttaacttttggtcccgttttcaaattggtctacattaaggtccaaagggtccaaaattaaacttagtttgattttgacaaaaaatgaatcagttaggttctttgatatgctgaatctaaaaatgtacttagattcttgattattggcccagttttcaagttggtccaaatcggggtccaaaattaaactttgtttgatttcatcaaaaattgaataaatggggttctttgatattccaaatctaactgtgtatgtagattcttcatttttggtcctgttttcaaattggtctacactaaagtccaaagggtccaaaattaaacttagtctgattttaacaaaaattgaaatcttgaagttctttgatatgctgaattcaaaaatgtacttagattttttattatgggcccagttttcaagttggtccaaatcaggatctaaaattattatattaagtattgtgcaatagcaagtcttttcaattgcacagtattgcgcaatggcaagaaatatctaattgcacaatattgtgaaatatcaaaaaaaaaaattaattagagttatctttctttgtccagaatagtaagcaagaaatatctaattgcaaaatattgtgcaatagcaagatttttttttaattggagttatctttctttgtccagaatcaacttaaatctttgttatatacaatatacaatgtatattcactttttactaccaactgataaatttaaataatctttaccattcagtgataacaagcagttttttttacatcttaatattttatgatgtatttaaatgagtagttattgttgcaaactccattagaaattttaattgagattagttttggaataagggaaagggggatgtgattaaaaaaattgggttcaatttttctcatttgaaatttcataaataaaaaagaaaatttcttcaaacatttttttgagaggattaatattcaacagcatagtgaattgctctaagagaaacaaaaatttttagttcattagaacacattcattctgtgtcagaaacctatgctgtgtcaactatttaatcacaatccaaatttagagctgaatccagcttgaatgttgtgtccatacttgccctaaccgttcagggttcaacctctgcggtcgtataaagctacgccctgcggagcatctggttataaattgttacttcgatggagagttgtctcattggcactcataccacatcttcttttatctaatTATAGTCAGGATGTCATTAAGACAGGTTATATGGAGTCAAAAGGCTGACTTGAAAAGGTCAAACTTCAATCTGAATCTTGATCTTAAGTAGGTTTTGTTTTCAGGGGACTGGTTGTTCAAACCATGGATTTGACAATCAAAAATCATGATAAGGTGTTTAATCGAAGCCACCAATTTCTCCTCTTTCATAAGTTTtctgaacaagagtgcacacactgaaatgtctcgccttctttactaatcattgatattatgttgatagtcctaagtataaagctttattacaactgctacatcaacttaacattaaccaagacagctaaacaaagaccaatgaaccatgaaaatgaggtcaaggtcagatgaaccatgccaggcagacatgtacagctaacaatgcttccatacaacaaatatagttgaccaattacttatagtttaagaaaaatagaccaaaatagaccaaaacacaagaacttaactctgtgcaatgaaccgtgcaattgaggtcatggtcaaataaaacctgcgggactgacatatagatcataatatatttccatacaccaaatatagttaacctttggcatataatattagataaaaagaccaaaacttaaaaacttaactttgaccactgaaccatgaaaatgaggtcaaggtcagatgacatctgcccgctagacatgtacaacttacaatcattccatacaacaaatatagtagacctattgcataaagtatgagaaaactagaccaaaacacaaaaacttaactataaccactgaaccatgaaaatgaggtcaatgtcagatgacatctgcccgctagacatgtataccttacaatcattccatacaacaaatatagtagacctattgcatatagtatgagaaaaacagaccaaaacacaaaaatttaactataaccactgaaccatgaaaacgaggtcaaggtcagatgacacctgccagttggacatgtacaccttccagtccttccatacaccaaatatactagccctattgcttatagtatctgagatatggacttgaccaccaaaacttaaccttgtttactgatccatgaaatgaggttgatgtcaagtgaaaactgtctgacgggcatgaggaccttgcaaggtacgcacataccaaatatagtaatcctattacttataataagagagaattcaacattacaaaaattctgaacttttttttcaagtggtcactgaaccatgaaaatgaggtcaaggacattggacatgtgactgacggaaacttcgtaacatgaggcatctatatacaaagtatgaagcatccaggtctttcaccttctaaaatataaaccttttaagaagttagctaacgccgccgccgccagatcactatacctatgtcgagctttctgcaacaaaagttgcaggctcgacaaaaaattaGTTCTTTACATTTACcaagttttgaaaaataaatgttccaTAATAACAGGTGCCGTCTTCAACATATGTGCAGTCTTCCTTTTAGTTGAAATTTGTAGAAGGTGTTTTCACAAATAGATAACCACCTTTTCCCCAACTGCCTACCCACCCGACATCGTCAAACTATAAGATGGTGTTGGACTTTGTCCCACCCTGCAAAAACTCAAAATCTAAATGAAGCTTTCTTCCACCACATTCAATATTCCAtacaaatatcattaaataaaacaattccaTAATACATGTAGCAGGTGCCATCTTCCACATATGACATTCTATAGTCCTGTGAAGGTTCAGTGATCTGGATTGAAAATTGTAAAGCTGTTAACACAAATAAGTACCCTCCCTATCCCAAATTGCCCACTAGTACTAATGCAAACACTTTTCTTTTCTATGATGTTTGGAAAGATGAACACAGAAATACCATAATACATCTGGTGTTTGAAAGGCATACAAAAATGTCTTAAGTCCCAAGTGCAAATTAAGTAGGAAGCTTCTAGGAAAATGGTCACAGAGTATTATTAAGTTTCAGACAGATGAAGGGATAGACAAGacatcatgattgattgattgttgtttgctttacgctACATAAGCACAGAAAGCTATATTGCGGCAAGAgctcatttgaatatatatttaaacaaaacatacaaatcaCAACTAGAAAGTTGGGAACAAAACATAACTTTACAttacatttgcaaaaaaaaaaatcaaagaactttttaagtttttctttttaattcaacATGAATGGTATTGTTATTAACAATAACCtgatatgaaattcaaaacaaacaaacaaaaacaagaaacatacaaagttttcacaaaatttaaaaataagacaaTATTAAATCATAACATCACAGATATGTCTTATATTATTAAACGAATAAAATAAAAGCCAAAGCAACTTAATCCAGCATAAGCTTTATAATTAAAATGATTGTTCATAAACAGTTTAACATGTAACATTCCTAAAAATTCAGCATTAATTTTGTCAAGCCAGTAATAAACTTGGGATGTTTCCTTAAAATTAATTTCTCAGAAGTCAATTAtttacaatgatttctgaaaatataaatcaAGTATTCTTTGAATAATGTTATATAACCTTATATTGGAATTATATACCTAAAAATTATCactgatatttgttttgttattttcatatcgTAAGAACCTTTGTGCGACTCGGGTaaaacagtggcggatctagcCATTTTTGAAAGGTAGGTCCATCTTTCATGTCTTTAGAGAAAGGagggattccaaatatatgtcctTATTGAAATGCACCgatcttcaaaaataaaaggggttccaacccctggaatcCCCCCTTTGTATCTACCActgtaaaatgtttaattttttgtatttttaaaaagaaaggtAAACTTCATGAATGTTTGACATGCACTTTATCAAGATTTATCAAGAAATAACCAACATGAATTTTAAGATGATTATATAATAGAAACATTATTTTAgctattagcatgattagtgcTGTGCTACCAATTATCCCTAATGTCACACTGGTCATGCTGGTCAGCTGTCTGACCACTATTGAATACAGCTAGTATTAAAACCAAATGACCATAATCACATGATAATTGAGATTCTTACATAATGAGTAGAGAACTTTGGCTATATAAGTATGGATTTCCTAACATTAGCTAACTAATTCAAATGGATTTCTACATTATCATACACAAAATGTACCCTGACCAACAATATACAAAGGAATGATCAACAATCCATAACAAATTATAGgacaattaatatataaaaattgcCATAATATAagtagtcctataatataaatcaacgataaaagtaaataattggtaaaataattgtctttaaaatgtacatgtacaatgtaacatGTTTATGAAGATTAAAGAACTGTTGATTCAATTACTTTTGTTGGTACTAAATTTTTGATGGATTGAGGACAATGTGTATTCTATACACTTGGATTTCTGGTTTTGAAAATTGTAGCATATTACATTCGGATaggaaatttatattttgttgtacaTTTGATTTTCTGGTTAACCTTAATTGATCCACGAAATTCAAGAAATTTAGTACCCCACTATAAATAATGAATACATAGTATTCAATACGAAACATACCAAAAATAAATGTGAAAGACATATTTTAAAAGAACTAGTCTATAACAATTAAtgcatttttaacaatttaacagTTACAGTTTCTATCAAGGTAATGCCCAAAAAACATCAATAGTACATCAGCATATTTTTAACCCAGCAGTACATTCAGACAGTTTGTTTAAATACAATACTAACACTAGTACCTTTCAATACAGGTGTTATAAGATTGAGAATTATTCAATTGTGAAATTGTTTAACCTCTGGAGTTCAATGTTAAAACTTTCTACAGCTCTCCAAAATtcacatatataaaacaaacatgacaagATTTAAAAGGCTATAACAATTATATTATAACACCTTGGAGAAAACCCAATTAAAAAATGTATCTGTGTCTTTAAATTTCTAAATGTACTTCAGTATGCTAGAGGGTATTGTGACACAAAAACTAATTactctttgttttattttatgcaattttaaaaacaaatccgTGAAATGCATGTACCTTAGGCATGTTAGGAGCCAAAAGTAATTTTAATCCTTTGTACATGTTAATGTAACATCAAAAACATGTATACCAGTACATGTAGGTATGTATAACATGCATACAAAACTCTTCAATGTGAAGAATACAAGTACAATCAATCATAATAAAACAAGCACTTAGGAATTAAAGTTATCAAACTATATCAAATACATTAATGCATACATTTGCAACTTTgctgttttaaaaatgtatatactttatAGGTGTCCatatatggtccgagaccacaattgtcgtcccttgattttcgttgttcacaaatatagtccctagtgttgacagtgggttacttgccattaatttttataacccttccgaatttatttctccatatttaatgcctcaaattgcaagtaggggggtgaaattacactgtaaaaaaatttgggtccagaattttaaaggaaagtagtgatttgttccaggtgaaaaaggttgaaaaatagtacttcggaagctgtcaaaagatttcaagacgccctaaagataaaattgtccatattttgagttagagacgatgaagttttctataattttgatataatatgtcccaaaagtagtacaacacactgtaaaagtttctttgagaaagcgcaggtgggattttttttattttcatttatgttctaaaagaaatgccctacgaaataattgtgttctcggaccatataTAGCATAATTTCTGTTTTGCAAATAACATATCAAATGCTTTTTTCAAAGTAAGGGTCTGGATTAGGCCAACAGAATAGACTAGAAGCGTAAAAATATAgagtattaaaaaaattaacataacttCTGCTTTTAAAGAATAGAGTCATGTAAATGTGCTGCATAAAAATAAGATAAGAGAATAATTTGGTGTTTAAATCTTAAGAAAGATCTAGAGAATATTGGGCAACAAATAAAGAATACACAAAAATTACCAACCAAATATATGAGATTACAGAAATGAAAACCTTACAATTAATACCCTCATGAATGTGTGTATGTGTATGCTTAATTGTTATGCTATTTATCTGATTCCCATTATAGTATTTAAACATAAAACATGTCATGCATGCACGAAATgtcaagaattttataaaaaaaaaatattgcaaaaaatgaaaatgtgagTTTTTAACAATGTGATTTGGCagtagttttttttatacatttcttttaatatgttgGCATCATAATCAATAGTGAAGAGAACATTTCACAACTTCAAATAACCAATATATTccgtacatttgtatttaaaggAACAAGAGAACAAAGACCATACAACTGTAGTCTACTTTACCTCCAGTGTCaaatacatataatacatgtatattctggACACTGAGAACTGTACacaatcttttacatgtatttgtttacaATTGCTGTcaagtaaacaaatttaaatacttTGAGAGGAATTAAAATCATGTACATTAATTTCAACCAAGGTCATCCTAATACAGCTTATTTCATTTACTAAATTATTTAAGATTAATCAAAGGTCAATGAATCAATAAACAAGTAAATACAGCTGTATCTGATATAATATTACCAGTAAGTGACCTTTAAACTTGAATGACCAGGTCATTATATGAAATAAAGGAGATTTCAGGCTAAATTAACagatatatataacaataagGTCCTTGAGACATGGGAGATGAATAAAATTGGgctaataaaaattttaaaaagtcataaaatgaAGTTGATGTGGATCATGAATTaagcaagaaatctttaaaatGGATTGATTTAAGACCGCAGCGCCTTCATAATATTTTTCGTAAATCCTGCAGCGTCTTAATTGGCCGCTGTCCCTTGATACTTGAtcctgcagtgtgtatatttttacattttcataataAATGATGGTTAAATTGTCAAGTTGCTGATTATCGCTGAGAGGTCGTTCAGTGTAACGCAATATCTGACAATTAGTTTTACCTGAGCCACACTAATCTCAGCCTTGTGACTCTGTTATCATGTAATAGCGTTAATGATCATCAAGAAGatagatatttttaaaagaaaatttattatttttttatactgaatttACAACCTAATAGCCTACAACATTTTGTAGAAAGTTTATTATTATGATTATCTAAACTTTAAACAttgtcaaatatatatacatgtatataaattgtcAGCTGACGCTGGAAAATATTTCTATGAGAcaatttcaattatttcattatacatgtatctaaacatgctaaacccAATTAATTTCTCTAAGAATCATCAACATACAAACTTGTATATAAATAACAGAACTAACcgataaatcaaaatataaaagacaGTTTGTATGTAAATTTTGGACATGTTTGTCCATGATAATAACgacattttctttttgtttcatgTGGTTTTAAGTTAAATCCTTCTTCTAAATAATCATTCTCTAGACATCTTATGAACATTTCTTCATCTGTATCACCCTCCCAAGGTCCAACTTTAATATGAGCTAGTTCCGCAACACATCCATGTTTTGGATTAAAGTTTGGAGCTTTTGCCACAAATTCAGTTTTGAACATATTAATTATTATCTCCCCCGTTCTAGAAGTAATAGCATGATCCATGGCTATTttcacaatattttgttttacagcaAAATAATTTGGAAAGAGTTGTCTGTGAGCTTCTTTAACATGCATGGTGGCAATGTCAGGCTTAAATTGTAACTGCTCTACTAGTTCGTGTAAGCCAAAGTAGTTGGCATCTTTGAAAACACTTACAGCAACTTCATTAGGTGGGATTGTTCCATTTCTTAAGAAATCTAAAATATTAGCAAATATATGTCCATTACTATCTAGAAAATAATTCCCATATTCATCTTTGTCAACAATATGTCTTCCGCTAAACATAGCTGCCAGCATTGAATCTTCATATTTTCGCAATGTTGACAATCTAGTTATGTATTTAATGCCACCAACATTTAATGGAATCACAGGGGGAAACGTCCTATCCCCATGGTCATGGTTCATTTgaacattctgaaaaaaaaagtgtatgaaAATCAATGTTCAGCTGTATTGAGTATAAAAATCCAGGACAATATGATAAAGCTCAGGTGCATACCCAGATGGTTGGGatggcagtggcagatccaggactttcataaggggggcctgctgactgacctaagtgggccccgctccagtcatgcttcagtgattccctatataatcaaccaaatttttcccacgaaaggagGGGCCTGGGCCCCCAGGCCCCCCCCAACCCACCCCACCCCCCAGGCCGCCCCCCTGATCCACCTATGGATGGTTGGCAAAATGGTTGGAACCTACATGTATCCTTTTTATGACGATCactgaatggggacatatggtttgaACCCCATTTGTAAAATTACTGGATCCTCTCATGAAGATAgggtttgaaaaaaatgaatactatttttttttacctgagacaataattaaaatttcatCTTTAACTTATTTTAACTCAATGTTCAATCACATTGTCTAACTAAACTcagaaaaatacaa
The window above is part of the Mytilus edulis chromosome 6, xbMytEdul2.2, whole genome shotgun sequence genome. Proteins encoded here:
- the LOC139528396 gene encoding BTB/POZ domain-containing protein KCTD7-like; this encodes MSSVANISDCESSDSMEDIQLKPIQPKPQPSRIVNTDVRRNVSVTQGHEIPRQISELSLTRNNYMNEKNVNVQMNHDHGDRTFPPVIPLNVGGIKYITRLSTLRKYEDSMLAAMFSGRHIVDKDEYGNYFLDSNGHIFANILDFLRNGTIPPNEVAVSVFKDANYFGLHELVEQLQFKPDIATMHVKEAHRQLFPNYFAVKQNIVKIAMDHAITSRTGEIIINMFKTEFVAKAPNFNPKHGCVAELAHIKVGPWEGDTDEEMFIRCLENDYLEEGFNLKPHETKRKCRYYHGQTCPKFTYKLSFIF